The stretch of DNA AAACACGGAACGAAAACGTTAGATTGCAGCTGGACACACGATTTAAGTCTTTTTACTTTAAAGTAAAGACCATTTCGTATTTAAGTAAATTAATCCATTTTGAAGCGATCCATTTTGATCAAAAAATCAGACAAAACCATGAGCGATTTTCATTGATACTGGACAAAAACGTTGAAGGATCAGAAATAAGATTAATTGACTTGATTGAGGACAATAGTCAAGAAGAGTTATCGATGAATCAACTAGAAGACTACATAACAGATGAAAAGGTTTATAGTGCAGTGAGTTCATTAACGAATAAACAAAAGAGGATTTTGTATTTAATGTTTGTGAAAGATAAAAAAGAGAAAGAGATATCCTCGATTCTTGGAATATCACAACAGGCGGTGTCTAAGCAGAAAAAAGCAGCCATAAAGAAGATTCGAGAGAGGTTGGATATTAATGAGAAATAGTAGCCTAAAAATAGAAAACAGAGAAATTGTTTCAATTATCGAAAAGCTAGAACCTAAAATTAAAAAGTCGCTGCTGCAAGCAAGCTATGAGCATCGAGAAGATCTTGCGCAGGAAATTAAAGAAAAAATTATTATTAAATTAAAAAATGAGGAACTCGCGAAGATTCCAGGTCTTTTTGAATTTATTGAAAAGAATGTAAGATAGTTCGAATTGTAATTGATCCGGAAAGTAAAAAGGGGCTGTCCCAAAAGTCGGTGACTCCAACTTTTGAGGACAGCCCCACCTCTTTTATTTTAGGGACTTATTAGGCAGCCCCTTTCTGTTTGATGCGCTCATAGTCTGAAATTGGAAGGGTGCCGTGTGCTTACAAATCCTTTATCCCAGTGCATTCCTCGCAAAAATTGCTGTAGCATTCATGCTGTTCATCGATGTAAGAGCCGCACTTGGAGCATTGTTTCGCGGGAAGATTTTTGAAAAAATCCACAATATTTTGAACCACTTGTAGCGCCTCCCTTTTTGTTATATAACTGATATTTAATATATTCACATTGTATTATAACAGAAGAAGGGCGTCAACCGTTTTTTGAAAATTTATAAAAATTGATGAGTTGAAGTGAAGAATAATCGGGAATACAATGAAAACAGGAACTATATGAGAAAGGGGACTGGACATGAACGTCACAATTATCGGATGCTGGGGCAGCTACCCTAAGGTCAATGAAGCAAGCTCGGGTTATTTATTTGAAGAAGATGAATTTCAATTGCTGGTGGATTGCGGCAGCGGGGTATTATCGAAGTTGCAAAATCACACAAAACCAGAACGGTTGAACGCTGTGCTGCTTTCTCATTATCATGCGGATCATATAGCCGATATCGGCGTGCTTCAGCATGCTCTGCTTGCTCATAAATATTTATGCAAAGAGGAGCGGCTTCTTCCGATTTATGGCCATAAAGAAGACGCTGGCTTTTCTGCACTTACATACAAAGACTTAACGGAAGGAAGAGCATACCAGCCCGATGACCAATTGAACATTGGTCCATTCACTGTTCAATTTTTACGGACGGCTCACTCTGTGCCGTGTTTTGCTATGAGGATTTCTTCTAAAGGGCACTCGGTTGTCTATACAGCGGATTCCGCTTACCGGGAGGAATTGATTCCATTTGCTAAAGGATGCGATGTTCTGCTGTGTGAGAGCAGCTTCTACAGCGGAATGGATGCAAAGAAGGCCGGGCATATGACGAGCACTGAAGCGGGCCGGCTGGCGCAGCGGGCTGGGGCGCGGACACTCGTGCTAACGCATTTGCCGCATTTTGGCGAGCTTTGGAAGTTAAAAGATGAGGCGGAAACAGAATTTCATGGTACAGTATTAATGGCGAAGCAAGATTTAGAAATCGGATTATAATGGAGGGTCATTATGCTTTTCATCGACAACAAGGGGATTACTGATCCGCGCATCAATCTAGCTATTGAAGAATATGCGGTGAAATACTTAGATATTAACGAAACGTATTTGCTTTTTTACGTGAATGAACCGTCCATTATTATTGGAAAGAATCAGAACACTATAGAAGAAGTCAATATCGACTACGTGGAGAAAGAAGGCATTCATATTGTCCGCCGTCTGTCAGGAGGCGGAGCCGTTTATCATGATTTAGGCAACTTGAACTTCAGCTTTATTACAAAGGATGACGGCGACAGCTTTCATAATTTTCGGAAGTTCACAGAACCGGTGATCACCGCCTTGCATCAGCTGGGCGTACAAGCAGAGCTCAGCGGAAGGAATGATATTCTGGCCAATGGATATAAAATTTCCGGAAATGCCCAGTTCTCCACGAAAGGCCGGATGTTCAGCCATGGAACTCTGCTGTTTGATACCAATATGGACGACGTCGTTTCGGCTTTAAAGGTAAGAAAAGACAAAATTGAATCAAAGGGCATTAAATCAATTCGCAGCCGGGTTGCTAATATTAAAGATTTAATAACGGGTGATATGACAGTTGAGGAGTTTCGCGAGTTTCTGCTGCATGCGATATTTAAAGGAGAGGAATCGGTTCCTGAGTACAGGCTGAATGAGGGGGATTGGAATAACATTCAGGACATTTCCCGGTCGAGATACAGCAATTGGGATTGGAACTTTGGAAAATCTCCTGCTTTTAATATTCAGCGTTCGCATCGTTTTCCCGCCGGCCTCATTGATATTCGTCTGGATATCAAAAAAGGCCGAATACACCATTGCAAAATTTATGGGGATTTCTTCGGAGCGGGAGATGTGGAAGAAGTGGAAAGGAAGCTGACGGGTATCCGATATGAAAGGAGCGACATTGTTCAGGCTCTGCAGTCAGTGGACGTTGCTCACTATTTTGGCGCCATTACCCAGCAGCAATTTGCGGAGCTTTTGTATTAATGATTAGAAAGAAGCGGTTGACTGAAGAAGCAAAACAGTCAACCGCTTCTTTTTGTTTGGAATAAAACGGCTAGCTATCCAGTTTGTATTTTCTGTTCTAATTTCTTTTAATGGGCATTACATATAGTAAGGGGGAAGGAGTGAGACAAGTGAGGAAAAAATGGACTTTGTATGCCGTTTTGGGCTATTTACTTTTTGCAGGCGGCATATATTATTATTTATATGGGATGGGAACCGAGCCGCTTCCTTCTATTTATAAAGGGACAAGTGCTGATCCAGCAGGATTTTTAAGCGGTGAGGAGCAGGAGCTAAGTGCGGAATACTCCAAGGTTCGGAATCTGCTGTATTTTTTGAGTGCGCCGCTGGAATGGCTGATGTATTTGTTTATTGTGTTATTTGGATTATCTAGATGGTTTGAAAAATGGGCAGTGCAGACCGCACGTTTTTCATTTATCCAAACGGCTGCCTATGTATTTTATTTGGCGCTGTTTACAGCGGTCCTCACATTTCCCATTCAATATATTGGCTTTCATTTCTCTAAAGCTTATGGGATCTCCGCTCAAACTTTTGCCCAATGGATGAGGGACGAACTCATCGACTTTTGGATCGGTTACGGCATTATGACGATTCTCATTTTTGTTTTGTACGGACTGATGAGAAAGTTTAAGAAAAAATGGTGGCTGGCTGCATGGGGATTATTTGTTCCGTATACAGTCTTTATGATGTATGTACAGCCTGTCATTATTGATCCGATTTACAATGATTTCTATCCGCTGAAGGATAAAGAATTGGAGGAGGAAATCCTCTCTCTTGCTGAAAAAGCTGATATTCCGTCCAGTCATGTATTTGAAGTGAATATGTCTGACAAAACCCGCGCATTGAATGCTTACGTCACCGGAATTGGAAGCAATGCCCGAATCGTATTATGGGATACGATGCTAAGTAAGCTATCGAAGGATGAAATATTGTTTGTAATGGCTCATGAAATGGCGCATTATGTAAAGAAACATATTTACGTGGGCATGATCTTCTATCTGCTTCTCGCCTTTTTTGGATTTTGGCTGACGGCTGTATTGACGGAGAGGTTTATTGGAAAATACGGGCGGGAGCTGAAGATGACAAAGCGGTCTCAATTGCGGACGCTGCCTTTGCTGTTAATGTTCATCTCTCTAATAGGTTTTGCATCCAGTCCTTTATCTAATATGGTATCGAGATTTGAAGAGAAGCAGTCGGATGCTTATGCGATTGAGATGACGGGGGATAAAGAAGCGGCCATCAGCGCTTTTCAAAAGCTGGCGAAAGAAGGGCTGTCAGAGGTGAAGCCCCCGCTGCTCGTAAAAATCTTCCGTTACAGCCATCCTTCCATGGCGGAAAGATTATACACGATTGAGACCTATCCATTGGATGAAAGCAAAAAAGAAGAGAAAGATGGGAAAAGCACTTAAAAAAAGCCCAACGGCCCCTTAAGCGCCGGTTCTTTCGGTACGAGGAAGGAACCGGGCATTTAAGGGCAGTCAGCTCCAAGCCCTTAAGGCAACGAAGAGGAGTGAAAGAGGAGGTTTCCGGTAAAGAAGGAAGTCAGGATTTAAAAGATTGTTCTAATTGAATTAATTGATTGGATAATTGAATAAAGGCAGAGCGATCGTTTTGATCAAGAGACTGATCAATGGCCGCCATTAATCTTTGTTTTTCTTGCTTAAAAAGAATCTCGTTCAGCAATTCGTCGATGTAGACAAGGGCGGCGCTCCTCTCTTGCTCATGCGGCATCGGCGACTTCATCATCTCAGCGAAATAATTGTTGTTTTCCATTTCTCATCACCTCTGATACCTTTTTCTTATTATATGCGATTTGTAAAGAATAATCAACAAAAAATTAATAATTTTCTGTTAATTATTCTTCGAAAATAAATTTGAGATAGCCCCCTGCTGTTTTTATGAGCCTTTATCAGAATGAGCGGGCTATTGCTGCTGGAATCGTCCGTATAAATAATATTTCATTAATTGCTCTACTCCGTTTCTCAGCCGGGGATTAAAATAATTATGCTGCTCTTCATAGCCCTTGTATAAAAACAGATACATAGTAAATGATTCATCCGATTGGAGTTTTTGGACGCGAATCTGCTGCCTTTGCATAGATCTGCGAGCGGCGGTTAAATCGCGCTGGACGGCGTTCATCGTTTCGCTGATCCACTCTAAGTAGGGGCTCTTTAATTTAAAGGAGCTGTTCTCAATCAGCTGCTTATCTCTATTCAATACGGTCAGTACCATCGGCAAATAGATCGTCTTTTCAATCAAGTCGCGTTCCTGCTCCGGTATTCTCGTCATTGAACTCTCCTCCTATAAAGAGAACATATGTTCTTATTTTAAAGAAACTTAACAGAAATTGCAAGGGGATTTTTCTTTAGCATGGACGAAATGGATGCGTATTATTAACGATTCAGGCCATTATCTGTGGTAGAATAGGGAGAGTGATATTGAGCTTTTATAAGGGGTAATTGACGTTATGGACCTTCAAACAATCCGCGAATGGTTTACATTAGAAAATGTACAAGATTTAATCGAACGCTATCAATCATTTGGACCGATCCCCGGATTTCTATTGCCGATGCTAGAAGCGTTTTTGCCGTTTTTGCCGCTCTTTGCCTTTGTATTAGCAAATGTGAATGCGTTTGGCTTATGGTTTGGCTTCTTGCTGTCATGGGGAGGAGCTGTGACCGGCGCTTTTCTAGTTTTTCTTTTGGTGAGGAATTTTGGGCAGCGGCGGCTGCTTCATTTTCTGCAACGGCATAAGCAGGTTCAGAAGTTAATGGACTGGGTCGACCGCCACGGATTTGGTCCGGTTTTTTTGCTGCTGTGTTTTCCTTTTACCCCTTCTGCAATTGTCAATATTGTGGCAGGATTATCGAATATAAGCATCACTCAATACTTGCTGGCTGTTATGACCGGTAAAGTGGTTATGATCTTTACCATCAGCTTTATCGGCTATGATGTCACCGCTCTAATTAAAGAACCGGTGAGAACGGCGGTCGTGGCAGGAGTGATCTTTATTTTATGGTTTGTCGGGAAACAGATGGAAGCTCGGTTAAATAAACAAGAAACAAAAGAAAGAGGGCATTGAGGGCTGATTGGAAATCAGCTCTTTTTTTTATCCGGCCTTCAGGATGAAGCGGCAAGCCAAAAGTCTAAGCGGGAGAATTACGGCATCCGCATGCCTGCATGATGCAGATGGCAGCCTGTGTTCTTTTTTTCAGCAACGGGAAATGAAAGAACCCCCGCTGTTTGAAGGCTGGCTTTATTGGCAGGGCAGGCGGCAGCAAGCGGTCATCGGTCATTTTCTCTTTTGGATGACAGAACGTATGATCTGTATTATAGTGGGAATATAAGTTGAATCAGCTGTTTCGTTATACTAGTCTTCATGGAGGGAAAACGCATGTCTATTCGCTTTATACTCGGCCGGGCAGGCACCGGAAAAACCAATTATATTTTTCAAGAGATCAAACAATCCGTAAAAGAAAATCCAGCGGAGCAAACGCCTATTATTTATTTAGTGCCGGAGCAGATGACCTATTTATCTGAATATCATTTAGCGGCCGATCCCGAGCTTGGCGGGATGATTCGCGCTCAAGTATACAGCTTCACCCGGCTGGCATGGCGCGTACTGCAAGAAAGCGGAGGCATCAGCAGACAGCATATTACCGCTTCCGGACTAAATATGCTGATACGGAAAATCATTGAAGATAAAAAGGATGAATTGAAAATCTTCGCCAAAGCGGCCGATAAGAATGGATTCATCAGTCAAGTGGAAGAAATGCTGACGGAATTTAAACGGTATTGTGTAACGCCGCAAGAGCTTGCGGAGAAGAAGGAAGAGATGATAAGCGGCGGGAGCTCCAGCGCATTGGCTGATAAGCTGGAGGATCTTCAAGCAATCTACAGCGATTTTGAAGAGGCGCTGATCGGCAAATATGTAGACTCGGAAGATTATTTGCGGCTGTTAGCGGAAGCGGCGGCTTCCTCCGCTTATATCCAGCAGGCAGATGTGTATATTGACGGCTTCCACAGCTTTACTCCCCAAGAATATGAGGTGATTCTTCAGCTCATGAAGCATGCCAAACGCGTGACGGTGGCATTAACGGCGGATACTTCTTTTCGAGCGGGACCTCCTGAAGAAACCCATTTATTTCGCATGACGGGTGAAACGTATTCGATTATTTATGAACTGGCGAAGAACAGCGGCGTTGCTGTTGAAGAGGATCTCTTGCTGACCTTGCCCCGGCGATACAGTGAGCAAGGGCTTATTCATTTAGAGAGAACTTTCGAATATCGTCCGCAAGCAGTCTATGAAAAGCCGGCGCCTGTCCTCATTATGCAGGCAGCAAACCGGCGGGCAGAGATTGAAGGAGTGGCCAGAGAAATTAGAAGACTGGCCCGTGAAAAAGGACGCCGCTATAAGCAAATGGCTGTTTTAGTAAGGAACGGGCAAGATTATCAGCAGGTGATTGAAACGGTTTTTCATGATTATGAGATCCCTTTTTATATAGACCGGAAATATTCGATGTTAGATCATCCGCTGATTGAGCTTATCCGTTCCACGCTTGAGATCATTGGCAGCCGATGGCGCTATGAGCCGGTGTTCCGCGCGGTAAAAACAGACCTGCTATTTCCTTTAAAGGAGAATTGGGAGCGGCTTCGTGAAAAAATGGACCGCTTAGAGAACTATGTGCTGGCCTTCGGTGTGAAAGGAGACCGCTGGACGAACGGCGAACAGTGGAGCTATCGACGGTATCGCGGGTTGGAGCAAGTCAATAATGTTCAAACAGATGAAGAGCGAAAAATTGAAACAGAATTAAATGAGATGAAACGGCTCATTACAGAACCGGTTCTCCGCTTAGCGCGCCGGCTGAAAAAAGCGAAAGTGAGCAAAGACTTTTGTGAAGCGCTCTATTATTATTTGGAGGAGCTGGAAATTCCGACTAAGCTTGAAAAACTTAGCCGGGAGGCGGAGGAGCGAGGAGATTTACTAACAGCGCGAGAGCATAATCAGGCGTGGAACGCAGTGATGGAGCTGCTTGATCAATACGTGGAAGTGCTGGGTGATGAATCCATGACGGTGAAGAAATTCACAACGATCATGGATGCTGGGTTAGAAGCGATGAGGTTTGCGACAGTGCCTCCAGCTGTGGATCAAGTGGTTGTTGCCCAGCTTGAACTATCGCGGCTTGCCGATGTGGAGGCAGCCTTTGTTATCGGCATTAATGACGGGGTTTTGCCGGCAAAAATGACAGACGAAGGCATGCTGGCTGATGAGGATCGTCAGCGGCTTCTCGACAGCGGAATGAAGCTGGCGCCAAACAGCAAAACGAGATTGCTTGATGAGGAATTTATCGCTTATAAAGCTTTTACAACACCATCGAGCCGTCTGTATATTTCTTATCCGCTGGCTGATGAGGAAGGCAAGGCGCTGTATCCTTCCCTTTTTATTAAACGGCTGAAGGAGATGTTCCCCTCCGCAGAAGAACGATGGCTGGTGAATGATCCATCTGAATTAGGAGAGGATGAGGCGCTGCAGTACGTATGTCATCCTAGTGCCACCCTGTCTTATTTAACGGCTCAGCTGCAGCTTAAGAAGCTTCAGTATCCTATATATGATTTTTGGTGGGATGTTTATAACTTTTATATCCATACACCGGGAGAGAAAGAAAGGGCCTCTATGGTGCTGTCCAGCTTGTTTTATAAGAATGAAGCCACTCCTTTGGATGACAAAGTCAGCAGGGAGCTTTACGGAGAAGAGGTGATTGCCAGTGTATCGAGAATGGAAATGTTTAATAGCTGCCCGTTTTCTCACTTCGCCACTCACGGTCTCAAATTAAGAGAGCGTGACATTTATCGCCTGCAGGCGCCGGCGATTGGGGATCTCTTTCATGGAGCGCTGAAATGGATTGCTGAAGAAATAGAAAAACGCGGATTGAATTGGGCAAATCTAACCCAAAAACAATGCTGGCATTTTGCAAAAGAAGCGGTCGCTCATTTAGCACCCAAACTGCAAAATCAAATTTTATTAAGCTCGAACCGCTATCTTTATATCAGCCGCAAGCTGGAACAAATTATTGGAAGAGCCTCCTATGTCTTAAGCGGGCAAGCTCGGGCAAGCGGGTTTTCCCCCGTAGGCATTGAGCTTGGCTTTGGTCCGCGAGCTGAACTGCCGCCGTTAACTTTTACGCTGAAGAACGGAACAAAAATGGCTCTGGCAGGAAGGATTGACCGCGTGGATAAAGCAGCTGGAGAAAACGAAGTGTATTTGCGCGTCATCGACTATAAATCCAGCGGTCATGAACTGGATTTGACTGAAATGTATTATGGCCTCGCTTTGCAGATGCTAACTTATTTAGACATTATCTTAACGTACTCACCGCAGATTGTCGGCGAAAAGGCTCATCCGGCAGGGGTGCTGTATTTTCATGTTCATAATCCGATGATTAACAGCAAAAAAGCCATGACGATTGAGCAAATTGAGGAAGAAATTTTCAAAAGCTTTAAAATGAAGGGGCTTGTTCTGGGAGAAGAAGAAGTGGTCCGCTTAATGGATACCACCCTTGAAACAGGCAGCTCTAAAATCATTTCTGCCGGAATTAATAAAAAGGATGGCAAGCTGGCCAAAAATTCAAAAGTAGCAAACAGGCAGCAGTTTGAATATATGCGCCGTCATGTCCGCCAGCTGTATCAGCAATCGGGGGATGAAATCGTCTCAGGGAAGGTGGATATTGTTCCTTATCAATACAAGAAGCGCACTCCTTGTGATTTTTGTTCCTACCGGTCTGTTTGTCAGTTTGACGAAACGCTCGAGGAGAATCATTACCGGCTGATTGTCCCGGAGAAAGAGGCGGAGATTTTTAAGAAATTAAGCGAGGAGGGAACGGAGCATGAGTAATCTAGTTATTCCTGAAAAGCCTGAAGGGGTGACTTGGACAGATGATCAATGGAAGGCGATTATGGCCAGCGGGCGTGACATTCTGGTCGCAGCAGCGGCAGGATCCGGCAAGACGGCGGTTCTCGTCGAAAGAATTATTCAGAAAGTATTAAATGAAGATGAGCCGGTTGATATTGATGAATTGCTTGTCGTGACTTTTACCAATGCAGCGGCAGCTGAGATGCGGCAAAGAATAGGCAGCGCCTTGGAGAAAGCGGTGGAGCAGCAGCCTGTATCGAAGCATTTGCGCCGGCAATTAAGCCTATTAAATAGAGCCTCTATTTCTACGCTTCATTCTTTTTGTCTGGAAGTGATCCGCAAATATTATTACTTAATTGATATTGACCCATCGTTTCGGATTGCCGATGAAGCAGAGGCCGCTTTGCTTCGGGATGAAGCCATCGAGGAGCTGTTTGAAGAAGAATACGGGAAGGAAGAAAATGAAGAATTTTACCGGCTGGTTGATACCTTTTCTAATGACCGCAGCGACGCTGAATTGCAGACAATCGTTGGCCGGTTATATGATTTTGCCAAATCGCATCCCCATCCGGAAGAATGGCTCAAAAATTTGCCGCAAATGTATGATGTGGATGAAGAAACAACAGACATCGACAGCTTGCCGTTTATGGAAGACCTGAAATTGGATCTGGATCTTCAGCTTGAAGGAGCAGAGGCCATTCTCCGCGAACTGCTGGAGATGACTGCATGGCCTGGTGGGCCTTCTCCAAGAGCGGAAAATTTTCAAGAAGATTTGCAGATCGTTCACAAGCTGCGCGCGTCGGTCTCTTCTTGGCAAACGCTATATAATGAAATGCAGAAGGTAAAGTTTTCCCGGCTGAAATCCTGTAAAGGCGAGGAATATTTGCCGGATCTTGTACAAAAGTCCAAAGAAATGCGAGAACAAATGAAGAAAACCGTCGATTCCATAAAGGAAGATTATTTTTCCCGCAAGCCGGAAAGCTATTTGCGCGATATGAGAAACATGAAAGGCGTGGTGGCTGCTCTTGCCGAGCTTGTGCAAAAGTTTTCTGTAAAATATCAATCACTCAAAAGAGAAAAAGGGCTTGTTGATTTTGGAGATCTCGAGCATTTTGCGCTGGAGATTCTGCAGGAAACGAGCGGTGAAGGGGATTCTTCGCTCAAGCCGTCTGAAGCGGCAATATCCTATCAGCGGCAGTTTAAAGAGGTGCTTCTTGATGAGTATCAAGACGTCAACCTTGTTCAAGAATCCATTATTCAATTAATTACGTCAGGCGGAGAAGCTGCAGGCAATTTGTTTATGGTAGGCGACGTGAAACAAAGCATTGTGCGCCCATAAGGGGATTGTATATTTCACCATTAGGCGGTGAATGAACGACAGAAACCGTTCATATATCAGCCGACTAATCTTGGAGGGAAACCAAAGAGGGAGTGCAGCATGTCGGTTAAAGTCACAAGTCAGCCTAAACGGAGGGCTGCGACTGAGTGGCGAGATATAAAAGAATCGTAAGAGGAAGAAGGCTAGACTGCTTGAAGAACAATCCGAGTGGGAGAATGTTTGCCTTTCAGGAAACCGTTTGATACCTGAAATCCATTCTGTTCATCGTATGAAATGCTTGCGATGAACAGGAGGGCGTGCCGCGCATTGGTACACCTGCCCGGTTTCTGAATTGACAGAATGGACACGTCTCCAGATGGAGGAAAAGGATGAATGTTCCTTCCGGCAACGATTCGCAGCCTGTATACAATGGCCTAAATGGGGATTGCCTAAGTTGGAATGCTGTGGAGGCTATGTGCAAAGGCACTGAATATCCAATAGGGCAACGGAGCTCCCGTAGTAGTCGGAGATAGGGAAAGCCTGTTACATGGCGAAGGGGAGCAGCTTACATCGTATAAACAATGAAGAAAGGAGCGAAAGGCTCTATGCAAAGTTCGGAAATTGTTTTATACAATCTATCGAAACAAGCGCATAAAGAAAATTATCAGTATGACCGGTTATATCGGCATTTTTATAATAAAGATTTTTATATAAAAGCTTTTTCTAAGATAGGCAAGCATAAAGAAAGCACAGCCAGCAAAATAGAGGGTAAAACAGATGATTTCGGTGAAGGAAACATTCAAGCAATCATTCAAACGTTCAAAGATGAAAGCTATCGTCCTGCTCCAGCCCCGCTAGCTCATATCCCAATGAAAAAGAGCAAGGCGCGGCCCTCAGGAATACCGGGATGGGCAGATGATGCGGTTCAGGAAATAGGCAGGATGCTGCTCCAAGCTATTTATGAGCCGGTATTTTCGGATGACTCACATGGTTTTCGTGATAAAAGGAATTGCCATACAGCTTTGGAGCAAGTGAAGCATACGTTTTCCGAATCTAATTGGCTCATGAAAGGCGAAATACAATCATTCTTTGACCAGATTGATCATCAAGTGCTCATTAGCATTTTAAGAAAACGGATTAAAGATGAGAAATTTATCCGGCTGATATGGAAATTCTTAAAAGCTGGTTATCTGGAGAATTGGCGCTTTCATCGCACATATAGCGGCACACCGCAAGGCGGGATTCTCAGCCCGGTTTTAGCAAATATATATTTGCATGAGCTGGATGAATATATCACGAATGAGGTAAAGCCCTTGCTTCATTCCGCTCAAATCGGTCATGGGCGCCACAAGCGCCTGCATGAGTCCATTGCCAAGCCAGAGGATGATGAATCTGAAAACCAAAGCCAAAAAAGCTTGAAATATGTCCGGTACGCAGACAGCTTCCTAATAGGAATAAGCGGCAACAAAGAAGATTGCAGAAAGATTCAGCGACTGATCCTAGCCTTCTTAAAGAATCAGCTGCAGCTTGAAATGCCGGCAGAGAGCGCGTTCATTACACACCGCACTAAGCCAGTGAGATTTTTGAGCTATGATATTACAATCAGCCGGGATCGGCATGCGCAAGGAGAGAAAGGCGGCGCAGTCAAGCGAAAGAGCGGTTATGTGCAGCTGCGAATTCCTAAAGGAACGATTGAA from Bacillus xiapuensis encodes:
- a CDS encoding sigma-70 family RNA polymerase sigma factor, whose amino-acid sequence is MNQSLLREYRETRNENVRLQLDTRFKSFYFKVKTISYLSKLIHFEAIHFDQKIRQNHERFSLILDKNVEGSEIRLIDLIEDNSQEELSMNQLEDYITDEKVYSAVSSLTNKQKRILYLMFVKDKKEKEISSILGISQQAVSKQKKAAIKKIRERLDINEK
- the yhfH gene encoding protein YhfH, which produces MVQNIVDFFKNLPAKQCSKCGSYIDEQHECYSNFCEECTGIKDL
- a CDS encoding MBL fold metallo-hydrolase; its protein translation is MNVTIIGCWGSYPKVNEASSGYLFEEDEFQLLVDCGSGVLSKLQNHTKPERLNAVLLSHYHADHIADIGVLQHALLAHKYLCKEERLLPIYGHKEDAGFSALTYKDLTEGRAYQPDDQLNIGPFTVQFLRTAHSVPCFAMRISSKGHSVVYTADSAYREELIPFAKGCDVLLCESSFYSGMDAKKAGHMTSTEAGRLAQRAGARTLVLTHLPHFGELWKLKDEAETEFHGTVLMAKQDLEIGL
- a CDS encoding lipoate--protein ligase, whose translation is MLFIDNKGITDPRINLAIEEYAVKYLDINETYLLFYVNEPSIIIGKNQNTIEEVNIDYVEKEGIHIVRRLSGGGAVYHDLGNLNFSFITKDDGDSFHNFRKFTEPVITALHQLGVQAELSGRNDILANGYKISGNAQFSTKGRMFSHGTLLFDTNMDDVVSALKVRKDKIESKGIKSIRSRVANIKDLITGDMTVEEFREFLLHAIFKGEESVPEYRLNEGDWNNIQDISRSRYSNWDWNFGKSPAFNIQRSHRFPAGLIDIRLDIKKGRIHHCKIYGDFFGAGDVEEVERKLTGIRYERSDIVQALQSVDVAHYFGAITQQQFAELLY
- a CDS encoding M48 family metallopeptidase, whose protein sequence is MRKKWTLYAVLGYLLFAGGIYYYLYGMGTEPLPSIYKGTSADPAGFLSGEEQELSAEYSKVRNLLYFLSAPLEWLMYLFIVLFGLSRWFEKWAVQTARFSFIQTAAYVFYLALFTAVLTFPIQYIGFHFSKAYGISAQTFAQWMRDELIDFWIGYGIMTILIFVLYGLMRKFKKKWWLAAWGLFVPYTVFMMYVQPVIIDPIYNDFYPLKDKELEEEILSLAEKADIPSSHVFEVNMSDKTRALNAYVTGIGSNARIVLWDTMLSKLSKDEILFVMAHEMAHYVKKHIYVGMIFYLLLAFFGFWLTAVLTERFIGKYGRELKMTKRSQLRTLPLLLMFISLIGFASSPLSNMVSRFEEKQSDAYAIEMTGDKEAAISAFQKLAKEGLSEVKPPLLVKIFRYSHPSMAERLYTIETYPLDESKKEEKDGKST
- a CDS encoding IDEAL domain-containing protein → MENNNYFAEMMKSPMPHEQERSAALVYIDELLNEILFKQEKQRLMAAIDQSLDQNDRSAFIQLSNQLIQLEQSFKS
- a CDS encoding TVP38/TMEM64 family protein; this translates as MDLQTIREWFTLENVQDLIERYQSFGPIPGFLLPMLEAFLPFLPLFAFVLANVNAFGLWFGFLLSWGGAVTGAFLVFLLVRNFGQRRLLHFLQRHKQVQKLMDWVDRHGFGPVFLLLCFPFTPSAIVNIVAGLSNISITQYLLAVMTGKVVMIFTISFIGYDVTALIKEPVRTAVVAGVIFILWFVGKQMEARLNKQETKERGH
- the addB gene encoding helicase-exonuclease AddAB subunit AddB, which produces MSIRFILGRAGTGKTNYIFQEIKQSVKENPAEQTPIIYLVPEQMTYLSEYHLAADPELGGMIRAQVYSFTRLAWRVLQESGGISRQHITASGLNMLIRKIIEDKKDELKIFAKAADKNGFISQVEEMLTEFKRYCVTPQELAEKKEEMISGGSSSALADKLEDLQAIYSDFEEALIGKYVDSEDYLRLLAEAAASSAYIQQADVYIDGFHSFTPQEYEVILQLMKHAKRVTVALTADTSFRAGPPEETHLFRMTGETYSIIYELAKNSGVAVEEDLLLTLPRRYSEQGLIHLERTFEYRPQAVYEKPAPVLIMQAANRRAEIEGVAREIRRLAREKGRRYKQMAVLVRNGQDYQQVIETVFHDYEIPFYIDRKYSMLDHPLIELIRSTLEIIGSRWRYEPVFRAVKTDLLFPLKENWERLREKMDRLENYVLAFGVKGDRWTNGEQWSYRRYRGLEQVNNVQTDEERKIETELNEMKRLITEPVLRLARRLKKAKVSKDFCEALYYYLEELEIPTKLEKLSREAEERGDLLTAREHNQAWNAVMELLDQYVEVLGDESMTVKKFTTIMDAGLEAMRFATVPPAVDQVVVAQLELSRLADVEAAFVIGINDGVLPAKMTDEGMLADEDRQRLLDSGMKLAPNSKTRLLDEEFIAYKAFTTPSSRLYISYPLADEEGKALYPSLFIKRLKEMFPSAEERWLVNDPSELGEDEALQYVCHPSATLSYLTAQLQLKKLQYPIYDFWWDVYNFYIHTPGEKERASMVLSSLFYKNEATPLDDKVSRELYGEEVIASVSRMEMFNSCPFSHFATHGLKLRERDIYRLQAPAIGDLFHGALKWIAEEIEKRGLNWANLTQKQCWHFAKEAVAHLAPKLQNQILLSSNRYLYISRKLEQIIGRASYVLSGQARASGFSPVGIELGFGPRAELPPLTFTLKNGTKMALAGRIDRVDKAAGENEVYLRVIDYKSSGHELDLTEMYYGLALQMLTYLDIILTYSPQIVGEKAHPAGVLYFHVHNPMINSKKAMTIEQIEEEIFKSFKMKGLVLGEEEVVRLMDTTLETGSSKIISAGINKKDGKLAKNSKVANRQQFEYMRRHVRQLYQQSGDEIVSGKVDIVPYQYKKRTPCDFCSYRSVCQFDETLEENHYRLIVPEKEAEIFKKLSEEGTEHE